ATGTCGATGGAAGAAGCCGCCAGGATCGGTGACGTGTTCTGCACGGTGACGGGCAACAAGAGCGTGCTGCGCAAGGAACACTTCGAACTGATGAAGGATGGAGCCATTGTCTCGAACTCGGGACACTTCAACGTGGAAATCGATATCCCTGCACTGGAAAAGCTCTCGAGCGGCAAGCGCACCACGCGCGAATTCGTGCAGGAGTACTCGTTGAAGGACGGTCGCAAGATCAACCTGCTGGGCGAAGGCCGCCTGATCAACCTCTCGTCAGCCGAGGGACATCCGGCGTCGGTGATGGACATGAGCTTCGCCGACCAGGCGCTCTCGGTCGAATATGTCGTGAAGAACCACAAGAGCCTCGAAAAGAAGGTTTACAAGGTTCCCGACGAACTGGACAAGCGCGTGGCGAAGTTGAAGCTGGAGTCCATGGGAATCAAGATCGATCGTCTGACGCCGGAACAAGAAGAGTATCTGGCGGGATGGTCGGAAGGAACATAAGAGCAGACGTCGGGCGTCGGACAGCAGACGTCAGACATTACGTCGAGACAACAGCTAGACGGGCGGCCTTCGGGCTGCCCGTTTTGTTTGGTGTCGCCGTACAATGCGGGCGGGAGATATGCGATGGCGACGGGGAAGAAATCTTCAGTTTTGGATTACAAGCCGCTGGGACCCGCGACGTGGGCGGATTTTGAAGAGCTGTTTGGGAGTCGCGGAGCTTGTGGCGGGTGCTGGTGCATGTCGTGGCGGCTGTCGCGAGCAGATTTTAATTCAGGCAAGGGCGAGCGCAACAAGGCTCTTATGCGCGGCGCGGTGATCGCCGGCGAGAACCCCGGTATTCTGCTCTATGAAGATGGACAGGCGATAGGCTGGTGTTCGCTTGGGCCGCGCGAGACGTTTCCTGCGCTGGAGCGTTCGCGTGTGTGGAAGCCGGTGGATGACAAGCCGGTATGGTCGATCAGTTGTTTCTTCGTTCGCAAGGGTTATCGCACTCGTGGAGTGTCGGTGACGCTGCTGCAAGCGGCGATTGATTTTGCCCGTAAGTCGGGTGCGAAGATTCTGGAAGGGTATCCGCAGGAGTTGGAAGGGAAGAAGCTGCCGGATGTGTTTGTGTGGACAGGTTTGGCCGCAAGCTATCGTAAGGCTGGATTCGAAGAAGCTGCTCGGCGCTCGGCAGCCAAGCCGATCATGCGATATGAGTTGTAGCGATGCGGTTCTTGGAGTTCGAAGGTGTGCTGGCAAAAGGGATCCTTCGACTACGCGGCTTCGCCGCTCCGCTCAGGAAGACAAGCTTGTTATGTAGCTCAACTGGCGTCTGGCAACTGGCATCTGGCAACTGTTGTCTCAATCTCTGGGGTTACGCCGCGGCTGCTGATGATGGCGAGCACAAGGCTGACAATGGCGACGCTGACCAGCAAAGCTATGCAGGCCGGCCATCCGGCGGCGACCCACGTCCAGCCTGTCAGGGTGGCTCCTGCGCTTCCGCCGAGATAATAACAACTCATGTATAAGCCGGCGGCTGAGGACCGCGCGTGTCCGGCGATGACACCTGTTTGCACGGTCGCCGCAGCTTGCGAAATAAAAACACCAGAAGAGAAGACTGCGAGTCCGATGATGACTGGCGTGAGTGTATGCGCCAGGGTGAGTAGCAGTCCTGACGCGATCATCGTGAACGAGAGCAGCGCTGTCTTGCGGAATCCGTACAGATCGAGGTATTTGCCGGAGAGCGGAGTGATGAAGACGCCGAGCAGGTAAACGAAGAAGACACTGCCGAGCTGCGCGGACGTGAGATTGAAGGGCGCTTTTGCCAGGTAGAAGTTGGTGTAGGTGAACGTTCCAACGAGCGTGAAGAGCACGGCGAATCCCATACCAAACGTGGCAAGCAGGCGGGGATTGCGGAGATGAGTACGCACGCCTTCGAGAGCGTGGCCGAGATGAGGAGCGCGGACGAAGTTCTGTGCGCGCGGCAGCCAGCGACGGACGAGGACCGCTCCGATAAGGTTCAGCAGGCCGATCACAATAAAGGCGGCGCGCCAGTGCCAGTGCGACACGATTACCCCGGCGAGAAATCGTCCGAGGAAGCCGCCTATAACGGTGCCGGTGACGTAGAAGGACATGGCGCGGCCCACGCCTCGTCCGGACCACTCTTCATTGATGTAGGCATGGACGACGGCCACAACTCCGGGTACGAACAGTCCCTGCACAAATCGCCAGACGATCAAAGCGTGCAGGCTTCCGGCGGTGGCGCAGAGTAACGTGGCCAAGGTCAGCCCAAAGAGCGCCGGTACGATAACCTTCTTGCGGCCGATGCGTTCGGCCAGCATCCCGATGATTGGCGCTGTAAGGGCGATGGCAAAGGTTGTGGAGCTGACGGTAAGGCTGACCTCAAGTTCCGATGCATGAAAAAGGTCTTGCAGCAATGGAAGCAGCGGCTGGGTGCAGTACACGCTGAAGAATGTACACATGCCCGTCAGCATGACCGCCATTAGCCCTGTATATGTGACGTGGGTACGATTTTCCGTGGTATTCGATATCACTGCTGATTTGGTCCAGGGCGGAACTTGCAATTCCGCAACTCACCATCATCGCAATTTGCTGGCGCGAACGTCCAATTAATTAACCTGCTGAGTGCGCGAACTTCTGGTTGTTCAAAACGTATTTGCATTTGGCGGCTCGCATCTGACGGTCAGATCTTTGTTCTGGCTGGCAACTGGTATATGCCGTCTGCCTTGAACACAGGGTCCTTCGACTGCGCGGCTTCGCCGCTCCGCTCAGGAGACGAATCTGCATCTAGCTAAGGCCAGCAACTGGCAACTGGCGTCTGGCAACTGGTCGCAGGCACTATTATTATGATTTCCACGCGGGGTGAAATTTGGAACACATTGCTGAGTGGGCACTGAACGCTGCGCGAATGCGCGGCGCCAGTTACGCGGAAGCGCGCCTGGTAGACGACCGCAATCGTGCGCTGGCAACGAAGAACGGCAAGATCGGCAGCGCGTCGGATTCGGAGTCGATGGGCGTGGGCGTCCGCGTGATCGCCGCTGGCGGTTGGGGCTTCGCCGCCACGGAGGACCTGACACAAAGAGGCATAGAACTCTGCGCCTCACACGCGGTGGAAATTGCAAAGGCGTCGGCGCGTGTGAAGGAGCAGGAGCTTCGGCTGGTTGCCGAACCGCCGGCTTTGGTGACGTGGTCATCGCGCTATGAAGTCGACCCGTTCACGACCTCGGTGGAGGAGAACCTCGACCTGCTGCTGCGGGTTGATGCGGAACTGCGCAGCGTCTCCGGCATCACCCTCGCCGAGACGAACATGAATTTTCGCCGTTACGAGCAGTGGTTCTGGAACAGTGAAGGCTCGCGTATTCACCAGACGCGCATCACGAGCGGCGCCGGTTACGCTGCGTATTCCTTCGCAGGATCGGAGATTCAGAAGCGCTCGTATCCAAATTCTTTCGGCGGACAGTGGCAGAACAAAGGCTATGAACTTGTCCGCGAACTAAACCTGCTGGAAAACGCGCGCCGCATTGCGGAAGAGTGCGTGGCCCTGCACTCGGCTCCGCAATGTCCGCAGGGCAGGACGGCCGTCATTCTCGATTCGTCACAGCTTGGACTGCAGATTCACGAATCGGTGGGTCATCCGATCGAACTGGATCGCGTGCTCGGCATGGAGGCGAACTTTGCGGGGACTTCCTTTCTCACCCTGGAAAAGTTGAATGCGCTGCGCTACGGCAGCGAACTGGTGAACGTGGTTGCCGATGCCACCGAGGCGCACGGGCCGGGGCTGGGTACTTTCGCGTATGACGACGAGGGCGTGCAGGCACAATGCGTGCCGATCATCACCCGCGGACTGTTCACCGGATATCTTTCGTCGCGAGATACGGCGGAGAAGATCGGTCGCACGCGCAGCGGCGGACATATGCGGGCGGAGAACTGGAATCGCGTACCAATCGTTCGCATGACGAACGTGAGCATCCTTCCCGGAGAAAAGCCGCTGAGCTTGCAGCAACTGATCTCGGACACGGACGACGGCATTCTCATGCAGACGAACCGATCGTGGTCAATCGACGACAAGCGCTACAACTTTCAATTTGGATGCGAGATCGGTTGGGAAATCAAAGCCGGCAAGCTGGGACGCATGTTGAAGAATCCTTCTTACTCGGGCATTACTACGGAGTTCTGGAACTCCATGGACGCGATCTGCGGGCCCGAAGAGTGGGTGCTCTGGGGCACTCCCAACTGCGGCAAGGGGCAGCCGCAGCAGGTGATGGGCACCGGGCACGGCGCTAGTCCGGCGAGATTCCGTAATGTGCGGATAGGGTCGGCGTACTCAGGATCGTAGAGTTAACCGGGCGCGAAACAGCCCGAACTCCAGGCAAGGTGAGAATGTTCGATCAAAGCAAGGCACACGATGTATTCGATCGCATTAAGAAGCACTCCACCGCAGACGATGTGGAAGTGCTGATCGTTGGCGGAAGGAATGCGCTGACCCGGTTCGCCAACAACACCATCACGCAGAACGTGGCAGAAGAGAACTACGAGATTTCTGTGCGGACGGTGGTGGATGGGCGCACTGCGCGTGCGACAACGAACAAGTTCGACGATGAAAGTCTGCGTCGCGTGGTGCAGGCCAGTGAGCGACTTGCCAAGGTTCAGGATGCCGACCCCGATCTGCTTCCGATTGTGACCGTGGCAGAGGCTACGGGCGGGAATGCGCCAGCGGCGATACCGTCGCGACACTTCGCTCGTACGGTTGCCGTCGGGCCGCAGGAACGAGCTAGCGGTGTTGAGAGCATGGTGGCCGTGGCGCATAAGCACGGGCATACCAGCGCCGGCGTTTATGCCGTGTCGGAGCACGTAGAGGCGTTGCTCAACTCGCGTGGAGTATCGGCGTGGCACACGCAATCGCACGCGGAAGTTTCGGTGACGATGCTGGCGCGCGATTCTTCCGGGTGGCAGAAATCGAATTCGCCCGATGTGGATCAGATCGATCCGGCCCGGCTGGCTGAAGTGGCCGCAGAGAAAGCAAGCTCGTCGGCGGGGCCGAAAGAGATTCCGCCGGGGAAGTACACGGTTATTTTCGAGCCGTCTGCGGTGCAGGACATAGTCGGTTTCATGTTCTGGGACTTCAGCGGATTATCGCTTCTCGATCAGCGCTCGTTCCTGACCGATCGAGTCGGGAAGAAGCTTTTCGGCGACAACATCAGCGTATATGACGACGTTTACCACCCGCTGCAATCGGGCGCGCCGTTCGATGGCGAGGGCGTCAGGCGCGCACGGGTTGAACTAATTCGCAACGGCGTGGTGCGGAATCTTGTGTACTCGCGTGGAAGTGCGGCGAGGATGTGCAAGACAGAACTTGCCGCCCAGGCTGGCGATGTGCGAGCGACGGGACACGGCTTCCCACTGCCGAACGAAATGGGGGAAGCACCGCTGAACATTGTCTTCGCTGGCGACGGGGCGGCAAAGTCCGTGGACCAGATGGTCGCGGAAACCGAGCGGGGAATCCTGGTAACGCGCCTGTGGTACATCCGCGAAGTGGACCCGTACGAGAAGATCGTGACAGGAATGACGCGCGACGGCACGTTCCTCGTCGAGAACGGCAAGGTACGGAACGGGCTGCTCAATTTCCGTTTCAATCAGAGCCTGCCGGAGATGCTCTCGAATGTGGAAGCGATGGGCGAACCGGTCCGCGCAAGCGGAGAAGAGTCATTCGATATGGTGGTGCCGGCGATGAAAGTGCGGGATTTCAACTTCACGGAAGTGACAAAATTCTAGGCGGGCGTTTTCTGGATGAACCAGTCCGGATCGGATGGGAGCACTTTAGTAATTTGACGCGGTTTTTTGCGGCGGTATCCTGATTTTGCTGTGGCTATCTCTGCCTCCATCCCCGACATGCGGAGTTCGGTCCGCTTCCCACTGCGTTTGCCAATGTCCGTGTGGGCGGAGACGCACTGCTTTGAAGCTGAGACAAAAGACATCTCGGCTGGAGGCGTGCTGTTCCGCATCGAAAAGAACATTACGGTGGGCAGTACCATTGAGTTTACAATCTCGATGCCGGCCACCGTCATGGGCGCCTCAAAAGATGTTCTGGTGAACTGCATTGGCCGCGTGGTACGCTGCTGCCCGGACGATGATCGTTGCGCGGTTGCAGCCGTCATCGACGAGTACACGTTCGAACGATAGTTCGAACCGAGTTCGCTGCCGTTCCCCCAACGGCCGAATGCAGAGGGTTGGGCCATGACCGACCAGGCCAGAGATCGCGATCCTGAAGTCCCCGCCGACGAGTCCTCAACGCCGCATTCCATTCGTGTGATTGTTGCCGACACGGAGCCGATCTTCCGCGTCGGGATGCGAAAGATATTCGCGCTGGAAGACGATATCCGTGTCGTCGCACAGGCCGAATCGCTGGGCCAGACGATCTCAGCGGTAGAAAAGTTTACGGCGGACGTCCTGCTGTT
This Clostridia bacterium DNA region includes the following protein-coding sequences:
- a CDS encoding GNAT family N-acetyltransferase, whose amino-acid sequence is MATGKKSSVLDYKPLGPATWADFEELFGSRGACGGCWCMSWRLSRADFNSGKGERNKALMRGAVIAGENPGILLYEDGQAIGWCSLGPRETFPALERSRVWKPVDDKPVWSISCFFVRKGYRTRGVSVTLLQAAIDFARKSGAKILEGYPQELEGKKLPDVFVWTGLAASYRKAGFEEAARRSAAKPIMRYEL
- a CDS encoding MFS transporter, with the protein product MAVMLTGMCTFFSVYCTQPLLPLLQDLFHASELEVSLTVSSTTFAIALTAPIIGMLAERIGRKKVIVPALFGLTLATLLCATAGSLHALIVWRFVQGLFVPGVVAVVHAYINEEWSGRGVGRAMSFYVTGTVIGGFLGRFLAGVIVSHWHWRAAFIVIGLLNLIGAVLVRRWLPRAQNFVRAPHLGHALEGVRTHLRNPRLLATFGMGFAVLFTLVGTFTYTNFYLAKAPFNLTSAQLGSVFFVYLLGVFITPLSGKYLDLYGFRKTALLSFTMIASGLLLTLAHTLTPVIIGLAVFSSGVFISQAAATVQTGVIAGHARSSAAGLYMSCYYLGGSAGATLTGWTWVAAGWPACIALLVSVAIVSLVLAIISSRGVTPEIETTVARCQLPDAS
- a CDS encoding TldD/PmbA family protein → MEHIAEWALNAARMRGASYAEARLVDDRNRALATKNGKIGSASDSESMGVGVRVIAAGGWGFAATEDLTQRGIELCASHAVEIAKASARVKEQELRLVAEPPALVTWSSRYEVDPFTTSVEENLDLLLRVDAELRSVSGITLAETNMNFRRYEQWFWNSEGSRIHQTRITSGAGYAAYSFAGSEIQKRSYPNSFGGQWQNKGYELVRELNLLENARRIAEECVALHSAPQCPQGRTAVILDSSQLGLQIHESVGHPIELDRVLGMEANFAGTSFLTLEKLNALRYGSELVNVVADATEAHGPGLGTFAYDDEGVQAQCVPIITRGLFTGYLSSRDTAEKIGRTRSGGHMRAENWNRVPIVRMTNVSILPGEKPLSLQQLISDTDDGILMQTNRSWSIDDKRYNFQFGCEIGWEIKAGKLGRMLKNPSYSGITTEFWNSMDAICGPEEWVLWGTPNCGKGQPQQVMGTGHGASPARFRNVRIGSAYSGS
- a CDS encoding TldD/PmbA family protein; translated protein: MFDQSKAHDVFDRIKKHSTADDVEVLIVGGRNALTRFANNTITQNVAEENYEISVRTVVDGRTARATTNKFDDESLRRVVQASERLAKVQDADPDLLPIVTVAEATGGNAPAAIPSRHFARTVAVGPQERASGVESMVAVAHKHGHTSAGVYAVSEHVEALLNSRGVSAWHTQSHAEVSVTMLARDSSGWQKSNSPDVDQIDPARLAEVAAEKASSSAGPKEIPPGKYTVIFEPSAVQDIVGFMFWDFSGLSLLDQRSFLTDRVGKKLFGDNISVYDDVYHPLQSGAPFDGEGVRRARVELIRNGVVRNLVYSRGSAARMCKTELAAQAGDVRATGHGFPLPNEMGEAPLNIVFAGDGAAKSVDQMVAETERGILVTRLWYIREVDPYEKIVTGMTRDGTFLVENGKVRNGLLNFRFNQSLPEMLSNVEAMGEPVRASGEESFDMVVPAMKVRDFNFTEVTKF
- a CDS encoding PilZ domain-containing protein, giving the protein MAISASIPDMRSSVRFPLRLPMSVWAETHCFEAETKDISAGGVLFRIEKNITVGSTIEFTISMPATVMGASKDVLVNCIGRVVRCCPDDDRCAVAAVIDEYTFER